The segment TTGATAGCAACGTCTGCTGGCTAAACTTCGCTGCTGAAACAGGTAGCAGACTCATATCAGACTTTACACAGATACTCCTAGCCTCAACGAAGATAGGTGGGAAGATGAATGAGGTGTGTTTAACAATAGCCGATTGGGTCAATGAAGAGCTCGTCAGAAGAGCTAGACGTGAGCAAGCGGCGAATTATCTAAAAGGTCTAGTCTTCCCAATCCAAGGCACCCTCGTAGCCATCCTAACTATGACCACTGTTCTCATAGAGATTCTTAACCGATTCGCCTCCATACCGTCTGCAGCACCGATCCGCTTTGTTAGTCCTGTGGACCTGCATCTACTCGTCTTCTTCAACTTCACACTGCTCTTCGCTTTAGCGGTGATAAGCTCAGCAGCCATCTACTTTACAGACGGTAGCACTCTTTTCAACCTATATTATAACTTGGGTCTATTTCTGCTCGTCTCAGGGTTGGGTGTGGCAATCTGCCAGACGTTCGCCGTCAACGTGCTCAGCTTGTTTGCTGGTTTTGAATCTAAGGTAGGGGCGGTGATACCTTGAAAACACTATTGACAGCAGCAGTACTAACCCTAAGCACTATCCTATCGCTAGGCTCAGCCCTACTACTCACGTTGACAACACTTGGTGTCGTTAATCCAACCCTAAACCTCTACACCTTACTCGTCTATCTCATAGCAGCCTCACCCTCCTACTTTATCATGAAGACGCTGCTTGAAATCCTGAAAACGCAGACCGTAACTCAAACAAAAAATGAAAGCGAGTCTAAGGTAAAGAAGCTTGAGCAGACAGAGCAGCGAGTAAAAGAAGCCGAGGCTAAGCAAGCAGAGCAGCAAACATTAGAATCGATGGAATCAAAGCAAGAAGTTAAAGTCGAGGAGCCGAAGAATGTGGAAAAAGATAGAGAGCAGCCAAAGGCAAAGGCGACAAATGAGACAAAAATTAGCTTAAATGAGGAAAAAGCTAAGCAAGAGATCCTTAAAGCAGCAACTATAATTAAGACAAAATCGGAAACACCCTCTAACCTCGAACCACCTCAACCACTTAGCGGAGATAAAGAAGGTGCGAGTGGAGAAACCATAAAGATCTTCACACCTTTACTCGATGAGCTTAGAACGATACAGAATGAACTTAATGGATTAAAGTCGCGCTTAAGGAATATAAAGGAAGATTTGCCCTCTACTTAACATATTTCTGTGGGTTTTTGTCGAAAGCGTCTTTACACGCTATGCAGCAGAAGTAGTATGTTACACCTCTATACTCTGATTTAAACTTAGCCTTCTTCTCGTCAACATTCAT is part of the Nitrososphaerota archaeon genome and harbors:
- a CDS encoding YHS domain-containing protein, encoding MAKDPVCGMNVDEKKAKFKSEYRGVTYYFCCIACKDAFDKNPQKYVK